The following are encoded in a window of Mycobacterium sp. ELW1 genomic DNA:
- a CDS encoding acyltransferase domain-containing protein, translating to MTAGITPWMLSAKSASALGGTAAALQRMLDDEPDTDPTDIAYALGSRTPLRHRAVIVGAGRGELLAGLRAIASGTPSPRVITGRATRAGRTVFVFPGQGSLRAGMANELLDTAEAFAEQMRRCDDAFGEFLDWSLIKTLRGAPGSPGLDRDDVAQPVLFAVMVSLAAQWRALGIEPDAVVGHSQGEVAAAYVAGALSLRDAARVLCAQCQAITGIEGSGSTVFIPEPVDQVCELIGPWDGSIAIAERNSPSSTVVAGSAVAIADLVARCERDHLPVKRIPLPYASHSVHMEELRERLRRQLADVRPRPATITFISTVTGAAAGAAVLDGDYWFANLRQPVLFEDAVRWAYGRGHRTFIECSPERALSADIEESLDDCGDDATVVGTLRRDDSSMRRFLMSLAEAHVRGTSPNWTRVLGAW from the coding sequence ATGACTGCCGGCATCACGCCGTGGATGTTGTCCGCGAAGTCGGCGTCCGCGTTGGGCGGCACGGCGGCAGCGCTGCAGCGGATGCTCGACGATGAACCAGACACCGACCCGACCGACATCGCGTACGCCTTGGGCAGCCGCACGCCGCTTCGGCACCGTGCGGTGATCGTCGGAGCAGGCCGCGGCGAACTGCTGGCCGGGTTGAGGGCAATCGCGTCCGGCACGCCGTCACCACGTGTCATCACCGGCAGAGCCACCCGCGCCGGAAGAACGGTATTCGTCTTTCCCGGGCAGGGATCGCTGCGAGCGGGCATGGCGAATGAATTGCTCGACACCGCAGAGGCTTTCGCCGAGCAGATGCGACGATGCGACGACGCGTTCGGCGAGTTCCTCGACTGGTCATTGATCAAGACTCTGCGCGGTGCACCCGGCTCACCCGGCCTGGACCGCGACGACGTCGCACAACCAGTACTGTTCGCGGTGATGGTGTCCCTGGCGGCACAGTGGCGTGCGTTGGGCATCGAACCCGACGCCGTCGTCGGGCATTCACAAGGCGAGGTCGCGGCGGCGTATGTCGCCGGGGCTCTCTCCCTGCGGGACGCCGCACGGGTGCTCTGCGCACAGTGCCAGGCCATCACCGGCATTGAGGGATCGGGCAGCACAGTGTTCATCCCCGAGCCCGTCGACCAGGTCTGTGAGTTGATCGGACCATGGGACGGTTCCATTGCGATCGCCGAGCGCAACAGCCCGTCCTCCACGGTCGTCGCGGGAAGTGCGGTCGCCATCGCCGACCTGGTTGCCCGCTGCGAGCGTGACCACCTGCCGGTCAAGCGAATCCCCCTCCCCTACGCCTCGCATTCAGTCCACATGGAAGAGCTGCGCGAACGCCTGCGCCGGCAGCTCGCCGATGTCCGGCCCAGACCCGCCACGATCACCTTCATATCGACGGTCACCGGGGCCGCCGCCGGTGCCGCGGTACTCGACGGGGACTATTGGTTTGCCAATCTGCGCCAACCGGTGTTGTTCGAAGATGCCGTGCGCTGGGCGTACGGGCGGGGCCACCGCACGTTCATCGAATGCAGCCCGGAACGGGCGCTGTCGGCTGACATCGAGGAATCCTTGGATGACTGCGGTGACGACGCCACCGTGGTGGGCACCCTTCGGCGCGATGACAGCAGCATGCGCCGTTTCCTGATGTCGTTGGCAGAGGCCCACGTTCGTGGTACATCACCGAATTGGACACGTGTGCTGGGTGCCTGGTAG
- a CDS encoding adenylate/guanylate cyclase domain-containing protein, with the protein MLRHSGGAVTSATAICRSCGVEPSQGARFCGSCGERLTPAADHAEYKQVTVLFADVARSMGLAAALDLERLREVMTDLVEWSAAVARRYGGSVEYTGDGIMALFGAPLSLEDHAVRACMAALDIQDEARRLAAVVKDRDGLDLRLRVGLNSGRVIAGMIGSGALGYAATGETVGFAQRMESVAPPGEVMLSETTARLVEHQADLVATEPVMIKGFDAPVCGFRLVSIRARGARSDRVEASLVGRRWELAALDAMLDRAIDGRGGVVSVMGPPGIGKSRVAREAAALATLRGVDVVWTFCESHARDVPFHLVTQLLRAVSGVTDLDNASARATLRDRLPAAGPQDLLLLDDLLGIADPDVPLPAIDPDARRRRLTAMINTASLARTTPQLVIIEDAHWIDVVSESMVSEFLSVVPRTPMMVLITARPEYRGEFLRVSGAQSISLAPLSDSDTAALLTDLLGSDSSLDEVTAVIVDRSQGNPFFAEEMVRELIQRGALHGESGGYVCDTDVTELDVPVTVQAALESRIDRLTVSAKRTLTAASVVGNRFGEDLLPALGADPDFGELLDAELIEQVRFTPSAEYAFRHPLVRAVAYESQLKSDRAESHRRLAVAIQQRAPESLEDNAAQIAEHFHAAGDLRAAYDWHMRAGASAGNRDVSAARVSWERACRIADELGDDAADVLAARIAPRTMLCASGWQAIEESRVRIDELRTLCTQAGDQVSLAIGMSGLATELMYSGRSAEGSRLMSEQMRLMASVGDPIVIALGMIAFNNWFDAGEFDEILHWSEMVIELTEGDPTVGAGMGFGSPLAAALAWHGVAAWWRGLPGWRDDLSRAWAIAQKCDPTTLAMVVGWTFGLEIAFGVLRADDAALQTIEEAVQTAEGSSNPALSIATWTLAVALLERTSADGRRRGLELMAGVREMWVREPIEFLIPVADFCSAAQRCRQGERDAVLPVIRDAVADLHRAGRPFFGVLGVRALVETLVDGGDAADLDEAERAIEFLTSWLGDTGSAVVAVTELRLRALLARSRGDDVAYRVLAERYRAMTRALDFDG; encoded by the coding sequence ATGCTGCGACATTCGGGGGGTGCAGTGACGTCGGCAACCGCAATCTGTCGGTCGTGTGGGGTCGAGCCATCCCAGGGGGCCCGGTTCTGCGGCTCATGTGGTGAGCGCCTGACGCCGGCCGCGGATCATGCCGAATACAAACAGGTGACCGTGCTGTTCGCCGATGTCGCGCGGTCGATGGGCCTTGCCGCGGCGCTGGATCTGGAGCGGTTGCGCGAAGTCATGACCGACCTGGTGGAGTGGTCCGCCGCGGTGGCGCGCCGGTACGGCGGGTCGGTGGAGTACACCGGCGACGGGATCATGGCACTGTTCGGTGCGCCGCTCTCATTGGAGGATCACGCGGTCCGGGCGTGCATGGCCGCGCTCGACATTCAGGACGAGGCACGGCGACTGGCCGCCGTGGTGAAGGACCGCGACGGGCTCGACCTCCGGTTGCGCGTCGGGCTGAATTCCGGCCGGGTGATTGCCGGGATGATCGGTTCCGGCGCACTGGGCTACGCCGCCACCGGTGAGACCGTCGGCTTCGCGCAGCGGATGGAGTCGGTGGCGCCCCCGGGTGAGGTGATGCTCTCCGAGACCACCGCACGACTTGTCGAACATCAGGCGGACCTGGTCGCGACCGAACCCGTCATGATCAAGGGTTTCGATGCGCCGGTGTGCGGATTTCGGCTGGTGTCGATACGTGCGCGGGGCGCCAGGTCCGACCGGGTCGAGGCGAGTCTGGTGGGCCGGCGCTGGGAACTCGCGGCACTGGACGCCATGCTGGACCGCGCGATAGATGGTCGCGGTGGCGTGGTGAGTGTGATGGGGCCGCCGGGCATCGGTAAGTCGCGGGTGGCGCGGGAGGCCGCGGCGCTGGCCACGCTGCGTGGGGTCGACGTGGTGTGGACGTTCTGCGAGTCGCACGCCCGGGACGTGCCTTTCCACCTCGTGACGCAACTGCTGCGTGCGGTCAGCGGGGTGACCGATCTCGACAATGCCTCGGCCCGGGCCACGCTTCGGGACCGGCTTCCCGCCGCCGGCCCGCAGGACCTGTTGCTCCTCGACGACTTGCTCGGCATCGCAGACCCGGACGTGCCGTTGCCGGCGATCGATCCGGACGCTCGCCGGCGGCGGCTGACCGCCATGATCAACACCGCGTCCTTGGCGCGCACGACACCCCAGTTGGTGATCATCGAGGATGCGCACTGGATCGATGTGGTCAGTGAATCCATGGTGTCGGAGTTCTTGTCCGTCGTGCCGCGGACGCCGATGATGGTGCTGATCACCGCCCGGCCGGAGTATCGGGGGGAGTTCTTGCGGGTCTCGGGTGCCCAGTCGATATCCCTTGCGCCGCTGAGTGATTCGGATACCGCGGCATTGCTGACCGACCTGCTGGGGTCGGATTCCTCGTTGGACGAGGTGACGGCGGTCATCGTGGACAGGTCGCAGGGAAATCCGTTCTTCGCCGAAGAGATGGTGCGCGAGCTGATTCAGCGCGGCGCGTTGCACGGTGAGTCGGGCGGCTACGTCTGCGACACCGACGTCACCGAGCTGGACGTGCCGGTGACGGTGCAGGCCGCGCTGGAATCACGCATCGACCGGCTGACCGTCTCGGCCAAGCGCACATTGACCGCGGCCTCGGTGGTCGGCAACCGTTTCGGCGAGGACCTGCTCCCGGCACTCGGAGCCGACCCGGATTTCGGGGAACTGCTCGACGCGGAGCTGATCGAACAGGTTCGGTTCACGCCGTCCGCCGAGTACGCCTTCCGCCACCCGTTGGTCCGGGCGGTGGCCTATGAATCACAGCTGAAGTCGGATCGCGCCGAGTCGCATCGGCGCCTGGCTGTCGCCATTCAGCAGCGAGCACCAGAGTCGTTGGAGGACAACGCCGCCCAGATCGCCGAGCATTTCCATGCCGCGGGCGATCTGCGGGCCGCCTACGACTGGCACATGCGGGCGGGCGCCTCGGCGGGCAACCGGGACGTGTCCGCCGCGCGGGTCAGTTGGGAGCGCGCCTGTCGCATCGCCGACGAGTTGGGAGACGACGCCGCCGATGTGCTCGCGGCGCGCATCGCTCCCCGCACGATGCTCTGCGCATCGGGGTGGCAAGCCATCGAAGAAAGCCGGGTCCGGATCGACGAGCTTCGAACGTTGTGTACCCAAGCGGGAGATCAGGTTTCGCTGGCGATCGGAATGTCCGGGCTGGCCACCGAGCTGATGTATTCGGGCCGCTCCGCCGAGGGATCGCGGCTGATGTCCGAACAGATGCGGCTGATGGCGTCGGTCGGCGACCCCATCGTGATCGCGCTGGGCATGATCGCATTCAACAACTGGTTCGACGCCGGTGAGTTCGATGAGATTCTGCACTGGTCGGAAATGGTCATCGAGCTGACCGAGGGTGACCCGACTGTGGGCGCCGGGATGGGGTTCGGCTCGCCGCTGGCCGCGGCGCTGGCATGGCACGGAGTCGCCGCGTGGTGGCGCGGTCTACCCGGGTGGCGCGACGATCTGTCGCGGGCGTGGGCGATCGCCCAGAAGTGCGATCCGACCACATTGGCGATGGTGGTCGGGTGGACGTTCGGACTCGAAATCGCGTTCGGCGTCCTGCGCGCGGATGACGCGGCGTTGCAGACGATCGAGGAGGCCGTGCAGACCGCGGAAGGATCGAGCAATCCGGCGCTCAGCATCGCCACCTGGACGCTGGCGGTTGCGCTGCTCGAACGCACATCCGCCGACGGCCGCCGGCGCGGGCTGGAGCTGATGGCCGGGGTTCGCGAGATGTGGGTGCGGGAGCCCATCGAGTTCCTGATTCCGGTTGCCGACTTCTGTTCTGCGGCGCAGCGATGCAGGCAGGGGGAGCGGGACGCCGTCCTACCCGTGATCCGAGATGCCGTGGCGGATCTGCACCGTGCGGGCCGGCCGTTCTTCGGCGTGCTCGGTGTCCGCGCGCTGGTCGAGACGCTGGTGGACGGCGGCGACGCAGCCGATCTCGACGAGGCCGAACGGGCGATCGAGTTCCTGACCAGCTGGCTGGGGGATACCGGGTCGGCGGTGGTCGCGGTCACCGAGTTGCGACTGCGAGCTCTGCTGGCCCGATCCCGCGGTGACGATGTCGCGTATCGCGTTCTGGCCGAACGGTATCGGGCGATGACGCGAGCCCTGGATTTCGACGGATGA
- a CDS encoding IS110 family transposase, which translates to MTSPRRVVIGVDTHLDTIHLAALTDSGQPLGDAEFRTNPTGYYVAITWARSFGEVFIAGVEGTSSYGAGFTQALQDNDIHVVEVNRPDRGARRRHGKSDPLDAYSAARAVLSGHGLAVPKDRTTGALKALLIARRGGIKARSAAIQQIKDLLVTAPADLRERYRRYPTTLRLVQALARCRPTAHHDPTTNAVLTACKALAQRIEFLERQIGELTTQLDTMTRALNPALRAAFGVGPDTAAQLLITAGANTDRLRSEAAFARLAGVAPIPASSGKTTRHRLSRGGDRAANNALHRIALVRWSHDEHTRTYAARQLAAGRSKKDVLRLLKRAIAREMFKHLTAPCPIDDYSDLRPTRQARNITLTSAAQHLGVWPTVISRLERGLQRHDTLATTYRHWLNTHHIDAA; encoded by the coding sequence GTGACATCCCCACGCCGCGTCGTCATCGGCGTCGATACCCATCTCGACACCATTCACCTCGCAGCACTGACCGATAGCGGTCAACCCCTCGGCGATGCCGAATTCAGGACCAACCCGACCGGCTACTACGTCGCGATCACCTGGGCCCGAAGCTTCGGGGAGGTGTTCATTGCCGGGGTGGAGGGCACCAGCAGCTACGGCGCCGGGTTCACCCAAGCGTTGCAGGACAACGATATTCACGTCGTCGAAGTCAATCGGCCCGACCGCGGCGCTCGGCGCCGTCACGGCAAGTCCGACCCGTTGGATGCCTACAGTGCCGCCCGCGCGGTGCTATCCGGTCACGGTCTAGCAGTTCCCAAAGACCGCACCACCGGTGCGCTCAAAGCCCTCCTGATCGCCCGCCGTGGCGGCATCAAAGCCCGCAGCGCAGCCATCCAGCAGATCAAAGACCTGCTCGTCACCGCACCGGCTGACCTGCGCGAGCGCTACCGCCGCTACCCGACAACCTTGCGGCTGGTGCAGGCGTTAGCGCGCTGCCGGCCCACCGCCCACCACGACCCGACCACTAACGCGGTCCTCACCGCCTGCAAAGCCCTGGCTCAGCGCATCGAGTTCCTCGAGCGCCAAATCGGCGAGCTGACCACCCAACTCGACACCATGACCCGCGCCCTGAACCCCGCGCTACGCGCCGCCTTCGGGGTAGGTCCCGACACCGCCGCCCAGTTGCTGATCACCGCCGGCGCCAACACCGACCGACTGCGCTCCGAGGCCGCCTTCGCCCGCCTCGCCGGGGTGGCCCCTATCCCGGCCTCCTCCGGCAAAACCACCCGCCACCGGCTCTCCCGCGGCGGAGACCGAGCCGCCAACAACGCCCTGCACCGCATCGCGCTGGTCCGCTGGTCTCACGACGAACACACCCGCACCTACGCCGCCCGCCAACTCGCCGCCGGCAGATCCAAAAAAGACGTCCTGCGCCTACTCAAACGCGCCATCGCCCGCGAGATGTTCAAACACCTCACCGCACCCTGCCCAATCGATGACTACAGCGACCTCAGACCCACCCGACAAGCCCGAAACATCACCCTGACCAGCGCCGCACAACACCTCGGCGTCTGGCCCACCGTCATCTCACGACTCGAACGCGGACTCCAACGCCACGACACCCTGGCCACCACCTACCGCCACTGGCTCAACACCCACCACATTGACGCCGCTTGA
- a CDS encoding HNH endonuclease signature motif containing protein, with protein MEDNPTGHQSDHESSPTANGQDHLTRTRLTESMSGSESSIEHMFDERTDADLLETMRRGQRNERVAIAERLLAAGRLCQHRMRSVEAAERAQWCVDNWEAVAAEVAAELGISQGRASSQMNYGVQLIERLPKLGALFASGAIEYRIVITAVFRTGLITDLEVLDAVDTRLAQHAAGWNTCSEEKLKERIDWFVRELDPHAVRAARQADDDRHIETTPAADGMAEIYGRVRASDAAAFDQRLNQLAATVCRDDPRTTRQRRSDALGAWANGNPTMQCDCERGDCPARADSTSESTQIVIHLMAEATTITGDGDAPALLPGYGAIPAETVRTLAKRAKLRPVVAGKELSAEPRYRPSTALAEYIRCRDLTCRFPGCDRPASVADIDHTVPYPFGPTHPSNLKLLCRLHHLLKTFYAGPGGWADRQLPDGTVIWTSPSGRTYTTKPGGALFFPQLFTPTAELNLPQAPPQNLPGRGVMMPARRRTRARDRADRIRWERGLNEARAAAHPPPF; from the coding sequence TTGGAAGACAACCCAACAGGGCATCAGTCGGACCACGAGTCATCACCAACGGCGAACGGCCAAGACCATCTCACCCGAACCCGTTTAACAGAATCAATGTCGGGGAGCGAGAGTAGTATCGAACACATGTTCGATGAACGAACTGATGCCGATCTCCTCGAGACGATGCGCCGTGGGCAGCGCAACGAACGAGTCGCGATCGCCGAGCGACTCTTGGCAGCCGGCCGGCTCTGTCAGCACCGGATGCGGTCGGTCGAGGCAGCTGAGCGCGCTCAGTGGTGCGTCGACAACTGGGAGGCAGTAGCAGCCGAAGTGGCCGCCGAACTCGGCATCAGCCAAGGCCGCGCATCGTCGCAGATGAACTACGGCGTGCAGCTCATCGAACGGCTACCGAAGCTGGGCGCGCTATTCGCCTCGGGCGCAATCGAATATCGCATCGTGATCACCGCAGTCTTCCGCACCGGCCTGATCACCGATTTGGAGGTACTCGACGCCGTCGACACTCGGCTTGCGCAGCACGCCGCGGGGTGGAACACCTGCTCTGAGGAGAAACTCAAAGAGCGGATCGACTGGTTCGTCAGAGAACTTGATCCGCATGCCGTGCGCGCCGCACGACAAGCCGACGACGACCGTCATATCGAGACCACTCCCGCGGCAGACGGAATGGCGGAAATCTACGGTCGCGTGCGAGCATCAGACGCGGCAGCCTTTGACCAGCGCCTCAACCAGCTCGCCGCGACCGTGTGCCGTGATGACCCGCGCACCACCCGCCAACGCCGGTCGGATGCCCTGGGCGCGTGGGCAAACGGGAACCCGACGATGCAGTGCGATTGCGAGCGCGGCGACTGCCCCGCGCGTGCAGACAGCACCAGCGAGTCGACGCAGATCGTCATCCACCTGATGGCCGAGGCCACGACAATCACGGGCGACGGGGACGCCCCGGCCTTGTTGCCGGGCTACGGAGCAATTCCGGCCGAGACAGTACGAACGTTGGCGAAGCGCGCGAAGCTCCGCCCCGTCGTCGCAGGCAAGGAGTTGAGCGCCGAACCACGGTATCGACCCTCGACCGCCCTGGCGGAGTACATCCGCTGCCGGGATCTGACCTGCCGATTCCCCGGGTGCGACCGTCCGGCCTCCGTGGCGGACATCGATCACACGGTGCCGTACCCGTTCGGGCCCACGCATCCGTCGAACCTGAAACTACTGTGCCGGCTGCACCATCTGTTGAAGACCTTCTACGCCGGCCCGGGTGGCTGGGCGGACCGTCAGTTACCCGACGGCACGGTGATCTGGACGTCGCCGTCGGGCCGCACCTACACCACGAAACCTGGCGGCGCGCTGTTCTTTCCGCAGCTTTTCACTCCGACCGCGGAGCTGAACCTGCCCCAGGCCCCGCCGCAGAATCTGCCCGGACGCGGTGTGATGATGCCGGCTCGCCGCCGCACCCGGGCCCGAGACCGGGCCGATCGGATCCGCTGGGAACGCGGACTCAACGAGGCGAGAGCCGCCGCCCATCCGCCGCCCTTCTAG
- the nei2 gene encoding endonuclease VIII Nei2, translated as MPEGDTVFRTAANLREALVGKTLTRCDIRVPRYATVDLAGHTVDEVISRGKHLFIRVGPASIHSHLKMDGAWRVGPKGKPIRNAYKIRIILEADDIQALGIDLGILEILDREHDEDAVAHLGPDLLGDDWDPKVAAANLAQDPDRPIAPALLDQRNLAGVGNVFANELCFVFGRLPTSPVSSLPDPLRVVTRARDMLWANRTRVNRTTTGNRRGGQDLWVYGRAGEPCRRCGTPIRRADSSDDDRVTYWCPSCQR; from the coding sequence ATGCCCGAAGGCGACACCGTCTTCCGCACCGCGGCCAACCTGCGCGAGGCGCTGGTCGGTAAGACGCTGACGCGGTGCGACATCCGCGTGCCGCGCTACGCCACCGTCGATCTCGCCGGCCACACCGTCGACGAGGTGATCAGTCGCGGCAAGCACCTGTTCATCAGGGTGGGCCCGGCCAGCATTCACTCACACCTGAAGATGGACGGCGCATGGCGGGTCGGCCCGAAAGGCAAACCCATCCGCAACGCATACAAGATCCGAATCATTCTGGAAGCGGACGATATTCAGGCGTTGGGCATCGACCTCGGCATCCTGGAGATCCTCGACCGGGAGCACGACGAGGACGCCGTCGCCCACCTGGGCCCCGACCTCCTCGGCGACGACTGGGATCCCAAGGTCGCGGCGGCGAACCTGGCCCAAGACCCCGACCGTCCCATCGCACCGGCGCTGCTGGACCAGCGCAACCTCGCCGGCGTCGGCAACGTGTTCGCCAACGAACTCTGCTTCGTGTTCGGCCGACTCCCCACCTCGCCCGTCAGCAGCCTGCCCGATCCGCTGCGGGTGGTCACCCGCGCGCGAGACATGTTGTGGGCAAATCGAACACGGGTGAATCGCACCACCACCGGCAACCGCAGAGGCGGCCAGGACCTCTGGGTCTACGGCCGGGCCGGTGAACCATGCCGACGCTGCGGCACCCCGATTCGCCGCGCCGACTCCTCCGACGACGACCGCGTCACGTACTGGTGCCCGTCGTGTCAGCGGTGA
- a CDS encoding DUF1269 domain-containing protein: MDDDHQLVLVAAYTDLERAQSDFQELGKRIAHGMELRAAALVTKDADGEPQVVEAANRHGRVAMGIGAGLGLLVGMFIPPLGLSVLVGGAAAGVVAAVAEHELRTGLRHEIGEALEAGTGVVIAVVYPNGRVPVEVTLSRAAKIAVLQMEKSTINSIEKTVAEAMAGLGHPITADTTGTST; the protein is encoded by the coding sequence ATGGACGACGATCATCAGCTGGTTTTGGTGGCTGCATACACCGATCTCGAGCGGGCTCAGTCCGACTTCCAGGAACTCGGAAAGCGGATCGCGCACGGCATGGAGTTACGGGCGGCTGCGCTGGTGACGAAGGATGCCGACGGGGAGCCGCAGGTCGTCGAGGCGGCGAACCGGCACGGCCGGGTGGCCATGGGGATCGGCGCAGGCCTGGGGCTTCTTGTCGGCATGTTCATCCCGCCGCTGGGGCTGTCGGTACTGGTGGGCGGGGCAGCGGCCGGAGTGGTCGCCGCGGTCGCCGAGCACGAGCTACGAACGGGGCTGCGCCATGAAATCGGCGAAGCCCTCGAGGCGGGCACCGGCGTGGTGATCGCGGTCGTCTATCCGAACGGCCGGGTCCCGGTCGAGGTGACCTTGTCGCGCGCGGCCAAGATCGCGGTGCTTCAGATGGAGAAGTCCACGATCAACAGCATCGAGAAGACGGTCGCCGAGGCGATGGCCGGACTCGGGCATCCGATCACCGCTGACACGACGGGCACCAGTACGTGA
- a CDS encoding pseudouridine synthase, which produces MRRRRPAPLPDRDGVGPARVRLRGGAVLVELASRFGEAAAEKVLNGEVVDADGAVISASSVLPPGAHVYLYRELPDEVVVPFEIPVLYRDDDIVVVDKPHFLATMPRGGHVAQTALVRLRRSLDLPELSPAHRLDRLTAGVLLFTARREVRGAYQTLFARGLVSKTYVARSSGICDVALPAVVRSRIIKRRGVLQASEEPGEPNAETLVEALGDGWYRLSPRTGRTHQLRVHMASLGLPIDNDPLYPRIVEVAADDFSAPLQLVAQRLEFDDPLSGEPRCFVSSAGVR; this is translated from the coding sequence TTGAGGCGTCGTCGCCCGGCCCCACTACCGGATCGCGACGGGGTGGGCCCGGCGCGGGTGCGCCTGCGTGGCGGAGCGGTGCTCGTCGAGCTGGCTTCTCGATTCGGTGAAGCCGCTGCCGAAAAGGTGCTGAACGGTGAAGTGGTGGACGCCGACGGTGCGGTGATCTCGGCGTCGTCGGTGTTGCCGCCCGGCGCGCACGTGTACCTGTACCGGGAGCTGCCCGACGAGGTGGTGGTGCCGTTCGAAATTCCGGTGCTCTACCGCGATGACGACATCGTGGTGGTCGACAAGCCGCACTTCCTGGCTACCATGCCCCGCGGCGGGCATGTCGCGCAGACGGCGTTGGTGCGGCTGCGTCGGTCGCTCGATCTGCCCGAGTTGAGTCCGGCGCATCGGCTGGACCGGTTGACCGCGGGCGTGTTGCTGTTCACCGCGCGGCGTGAGGTCCGCGGCGCGTATCAGACGCTGTTCGCGCGGGGGTTGGTGTCCAAGACGTACGTGGCGCGCTCGTCCGGTATCTGTGATGTGGCGTTGCCCGCGGTGGTGCGTAGCCGAATCATCAAGCGGCGCGGCGTGTTACAGGCTTCGGAGGAGCCGGGTGAGCCGAACGCGGAGACTTTGGTGGAGGCGCTGGGGGACGGCTGGTATCGGCTGAGCCCGCGGACCGGGCGCACGCATCAGTTGCGGGTGCACATGGCGTCGCTGGGTCTGCCGATCGACAACGACCCGCTTTACCCGCGGATCGTCGAGGTGGCGGCCGACGATTTCTCCGCCCCGCTGCAGCTGGTGGCGCAGCGGCTGGAGTTCGACGATCCGCTGTCCGGCGAGCCGCGGTGTTTCGTGAGCTCGGCGGGCGTGCGCTGA